CAGGCTAATGTGATCATGGGCAATGGTGACCACGGCATTCTAGTAACTCACCAAGCCAAGGGTGAAGTGCGAGGTAATCAATTCCGCAACAATGGGTTTGGGATCGCTATTCAAAATGATGCCGCCCCATTGCTAGCAGACAATCAGGTGCAACAAAATCGTTGGGGCATTTTTATCTCTCACCAGGCGAAGCCAGTGCTGCGGGGCAATGTTGTGCAGCAAAATCGAGAGGGTGGCCTTGCTATCATCAACACTGCCTTGCCTGATTTAGGGCGAATGGGCGATCCTGGTGGCAATTCAATCCAAAACAACCAAGGATCCAGTGATGTGACCAATGCGACAGAGAGGCGGTTAGTAGCGGTCGGCAACCAGTTGAATCCTAGTCGTCTACAGGGCGAGGTCGTGCTGTCGGCTGAAGCACCTCAACCGCCGGCTACCATTCCCGCCCCTGCTCCAGTGCCCTCGCCACCTACACCAACACCACCAGCTATAACCAGCCAGTTCCAAGACATAGCGGCTCACTGGGCTGAGGCGTTTATCCGAGCCTTAATAGAGCGGCGGGTACTGCGTGGCTTTCCGAATGGCACCTTCCAGCCAGAAGCTCCTATGACTCGTGCCGAGTTTGCCGCCACGATCGTCACAGCCTTCCCTATCCCAGACAAACGCCAGCCAGGGCAATACACTGATGTTCCCAGTAACTTTTGGGCAGCCCAAGTGATTCGCAAAGCAGACAGCACTGGTTTTATGTCTGGGTTTCCTGATGGTAGTTTTCGCCCCCATCTCAACCTAACGCGGGTACAGGCGATGGTTGCAGTTGTCCAAGGCTTAGGACTTAGGGGCGGTGGCCCTAGTGATTTAGGGAACTATCGCGATCGTGCTCAGATCCCTAGCTATGCCGTGGATGCGATCGCCACTGCCACCCAACGCCGCCTCGTAGTCAACTACCCCTTGCTTGACCACTTGCACCCAATGCGAAATATTACCCGTGCTGAAGTTGCAGCTTTAATCTATCAAGGACTTGTAGCTATCGGGGCCGCCCCTGCTATTGCCTCCCCATTTATCGTTAACCCTATGCCAGTTATGACCAACTTTACTGATGTGCAGGGACATTGGGCAGCAGCATTCATTGCAGGTCTCGCTGGACAACGCATGATTGGTGGCTTTCCCGATGGCAGCTTTCGGCCTGATGGCATGATGACCCGCGTGCAATATTGCGGGCTGCTGGTGAATGCCTTTAACCCTGCACCCAAGCGCGAAGCTGTATCGTTCACCGATGTGCCAGCTAATTTTTGGGGAGCCGCTGTGATTCAACGTGCCTATCGTGGTGGTTTTATTTCTGGCTTTACGCATGGCATGTTTCGCCCGCATGACGCGATCGCCCGGGTACAGGTGCTGGTGTCTTTAGTTCAAGGTTTAGGATTACCCCCGGCTGACTTGGCCCTGCTGCATCGCTATCTCGATCAAGACAAGATCCCAGCCTATGCTCGCAATGCTGTTGCCTCAGCAACGGCTAATCACTTGGTGCTCAACTATCCAGTGCAGCAATGGTTGAACCCTAATTTAGCGGCGACTCGTGGCGAGGTAACAGCTATGGTTTACCAGGCATTGGTGCGGGCTAGACGAGTTCCAGCGATCGCCTCTCCCTTTATCATCACCGTCTGATTCTGCACCTGACCAGTTCACTTCAGACTTGAGGTCAAATCTCAGCGCATTTGGCATACTGGAAACACATCTCCATCAACCTATGACAACTCAAAACTAACCCACAACTTATGTTCGGAACCTACCAGCACAGTAACCTGCGAATTGAAGTCGATGCGTCGGATGTCACTATCCGCAAAAGCCTTACGGATCCTAGACAGTTGCGCCAATGGTTATCTCCCCAGCAGATTGACTCTAACCTCACAGAGCCATTACAGTCTGGGCAGCGCTTTGTTAGTTGGCTCGGCCCTATTCCCGTTCAGCACTACGTTGACCAGATAGATGCTAATCGCTTGCGATTGTTGCTCAGTCAGGGCATTGACGGATTCCATGAGTGGCAGTGGGGAGATGGCTGGGTGCAATCTCGGTTAGAGGGTATTTCGCTATTACCACTGAATCTAGGACAGACGTTGACATTGTTGCGGTTGCGATCGTTTCTCAATTTAGCTGCTCGTTCTAAGTCACAGAACTAAGCACTGATTTAACAAACATTAAAATTCATTCTGAGTGTGCCCAGTTCTAATTTCCTAGATAAACTAGAGGCACTCAAAATTATAGGATTAGGATAGTGTACGCTTCTAAACCCAGACCAGACCTGAAAAAGGCCAATCAGTCATCTGCCGAAGCCAATGTTGTGGCTCTAGAACCTGCGGTAATTAAGGCTGCTCGTCAGATCTACCGTACCTATTATGAAGTTCACCCTAACTACCGAGAGTTGCCGATCGGCGTAGCGATTAACCGAGTGAACTACCGGGGTAAACTAATCTTTAAGAATAAACCCGTGTTGTTGCCAGAAGAATGTTTTGTGCCTCTGAAGCAAATCGAAAGTCTGGCTTAGCCCTAAGTACTTAACCCTGGATGATTGCTTTGGACTGGGTGGTAATCGCCCTCTCAACGGTTATAGTCTTTAGCCTGGGGGCTGCCATTGGCAGTTTTTTGAATGTTGTCGTCTATCGCATCCCTGCGGGTCAATCCTTAGTCCATCCGCCATCGCGGTGTCCCCACTGTCAGCATACTCTCTCTCCTCAAGACAATATCCCTGTGCTGGGATGGATACTGTTGCGAGGTCGTTGTCGCTATTGCCGCACAGCGATCGCATGGCGTTATCCCTTGGTAGAGGCCCTGACAGGCTTCATGTTCTTAGTTGTCTTTCTTCAGTTTGATTGGTCAATACAAACCATTCGCTACTGGCTGTTGGGATCATGGCTGTTGGCACTAGCCTTAATTGACCTGGATACCCTTACCTTGCCCGATGTTTTGATCAAGCCCGGACTTATTGTGGGGGTAGTACTCTATCCATGGCAAGCCTATGTTACGGCACCGACTACAGAAACAGTAGTGCAGCATGGCATCGGCGCGATCGCGGGGGCAGTCGTGGGGCTGTGGCTACTCGACAGCATTCGCTTAGTTGCGTCTTTGCTCATGGGTCAAGAAGCAATGGGCATAGCTGATCCCAAGCTAGCTGCTATGATTGGCGCTTGGTTAGGAGTCTCTAATCTGCTAATAGCCCTGTTTATTGCTTGTGCTGCTGGGGCAATGCTTGGGGCGGTTACTATCTTGTTACGCAGGCGCTCGCGCCGCCAGCCCATTCCCTTTGGCCCCTTCCTTGCAGTTGGTGGGTTTGTTGCTGCCCTCTGGGGGCAATCACTGATTCGCCTCTACCTCCAAGCCGTTGGACTGGTTGAATAGATGTGGGAAAGCCCGTACCTAGTTCTGCAATACCTTTTCTCCAAAAACCAGCCACATAGCCTATCAGTTCGTAGTCAGGACTTAAGTCCTGACTACAAGCCATCTGTAGCGATGTTTAGAGAATCCCTGTGAGCCTACACCATAGGCATCGGTAGCAAGAATACTCAGAACTAGCACTATGAGAATGCCTTAGATTTCAACACTCAAGAATCCCCAAGCATCGTGTTCGAGACCTAGGGAATGCTAACTCAAGACCTCTTGCAACTTGTATTGGCTCCACAGATATTGATATAGCCCTGGCTGGTGAAGCAGTTCAGTATGGGATCCAGATTGAACAACTTGTCCTTGATCCATGACGAGGATGCGATCGGCCAAGGCAGCGACTGATAACTGATGAGAAATAAATATCACCGTTTTACGACTTGTACCGTGGGCCAAGTTCTCTAGGATTTGAGTAGCGGTTTGATTATCCACACTGGATAAGGCATCATCCAAAATCAAGACAGGAGCATCCACCAGCAAGGCACGAGCGAGAGCTGTGCGCTGGCGCTGGCCACCGGATAGGGTAATGCCTCGTTCCCCGACGATTGTCTCGTACTGCTGAGGAAAGTTAATGATTTCCGTATGGATCTGTGCCTCCTTAGCAGCAGCTTCCACCTGGGATAACTCACTTTGGGGAGCGCCATAACGAATATTGTCCTTGATGCTAGTGCTAAATAGAAAGCTGTCTTGGGGAACGTAGGCGATCGCACCCCGCAAATCTGCAAGACGCAGCTTGGTAATGTCATAACCACCCAGAAATAGCTGATTGGGTGCAACATCCAATAAACGCGGTAAGGCATTCGCCAAAGTGGATTTGCCTGAGCCGACGGGGCCTACGATCGCCACCATTTCTCCTGGGTGGATGGTAAAGTTTACATCCTTCAGGGCTGGGTAGGGTGCTCCTGGGTAGGTATAGGTTAGGTGACGAGCAGTGATGCCTAAGGCTTTTGTTGTGAGCCTATTAAGGTCACCGCTGCTAGCAGACTCTGGTGCCAACGTCACAGCATCTGGAGCGTCTACAATTTTGGGACGATTGCTGAGCACAGCCTCGATGCGATCGATACTGACTTCGCCCCGTTGGTAAGCGGTGATTGTAAATCCCAGTAGTGCTGTGGGAAAAATTAGCCGCTCGATATACAGCAATAGGGCAACAAAGTCGCCAACCGTTAGGGTATTAGCCGCAATGGCCCCTGCTCCTAGCCAAAGCAGAATCAAATAGCTAAGGCTAGCAATCCCAATCAACATGGGAAACAACAGGTTACGGGTTTTAGCCAAGGTTAAATTGGCAGTCAGCAATTGTTGATTGAGGCGACGAAACTCTGCCCGCTCGTTTTCTTCTTGGGCATAGATTTTAATCAGGGCTATGCCGCTCACATCTTCCTGAATTAAATCACTCATGTCTGAGAGTCGCTGTTGTACCTCTAGCTGTTCCGATCGCAGCCGTTCGCTAAATAACTTCACCAACACCAGCATGAGGGGATAGACCGAAATAGCCAACAAGCTCAACCGTAGATTGATAGACAACATCACAGGCAGCGTCAGCCCATAGGCAAATAGCGTATTGACAAAGCTTAGGACTGCAAATCCTAATAACCGCCGGATGTTGTCAACATCACTCGTAAACCGGCTAATCAAGTCCCCAGCAGTGTTGGTGGCAAAATAGGCAGGCTCCATACCCAGCAGATGATTAAACATTTTCTGCTTGAGGTCATATTCCACCTGTCGCCCTGTACCAAACAACAACATGCGCGACACAATCCGGATTGCCCACATGAGGGATGCCATGCCCACAATCAGCAATACCCCCTGCAACACGTCAGCAAACCGATTAGTAGTTTGCAAGCGGTTGACACTGCTGCGAATGACCAAGGGGATCAACACGCCCAAGATATTGACGATGAGAATGGCTAGAATGCCTGCGATCGTCGCCTGCCAGTGGGGACGCAGATACTCGATGAGTTTGTGAAAGCGCGATTGTGCCATGGATAACTCAACACAGGTAATTAATGATTAATCATGGCCTTGAGCATGTCACTGTCCATGAAAAGCTAATAACCAGTGACAAGACCAACAGACTCACGGCGCAGACCATTTCATCACCATGCCTAGTTACTCCACGACTTGCTAGTGGCAACCCTACTCCACTCCCACCATTCTAGTTAATTCCGGCAGCAATACGGAAGCGTAAACTAATAGCTCTCAACGCATGGCCAAGAACTTTGATGGATCGCGCCAAGGCTTCAGGGTTGGGTAATAGCTTTGATACTCTCTCTTCGGTGCTAGCTGCAATCCGACGGGTAGACTTGTCTGCAAAGGTAACTTGGAAATCAGTAGGAGCACCTGCAACGGTTAACCCTTGTCGCTGAAAAATAAACTTGGCAATGCTCATATCTGCCGCTGAAGCCACCAAAATAATGCGTTTGGGGAGCTGTCGATCGTTCAGCAGCTTGTTGACATTAGCAGCAACCGTTTGCAGCCTAATTCCTTCTGATTCCACAATGATGCGGTCACCGGGTACCCCTAGATTAATCAACAACCCTCGAATATCATTACCTTCATTGACAATTTCTTCCTTGCCATCTCCTAGCTTATCTATGGTACGCGGAGTACGTAGCCCACCTGTCACAATCACAAAACCAGGGTTAAGGGAGCGATAGAGTTGGGCGGTGTAGGGCACGCGATCACCACTAGCCGACACTTGAATTTGAGACACACCAGGTTCCTCCGGCGTTGGGCGAAAGTTCGGGCGCGTAGAGCCTCGTCCCAGCAAGACAATCGATCCAGACTCTGGGCTGAGGGCGTTAGCTGCACCTACAGCCGACTGTTCCTCCAGCTTGACAAATTCATCAGAAACTAACGGCAAGCTGAGAATGAGAAAAATACTTAAGGCAATCATCGCCGCATTACTGGGAACTTGTTTTTTGTAGGCATACACCAAAAAGCTAACAATTAAGTACAGGAGTGCCAGATTCGCAACGGCAATAATTGTCTGGTCACCTGGCAGCAACAACAGGGCTATGGGAATGGCCACTAAGATAATGCCCCCCAGCAGTGCCAAGGTTGCTGTAGGGATAACCTGCTTAACTAAATAGGTGATTCCACTAATAATTAGGGCGATGAGTATCGCCAACGACAGCAGTTCAAACATTGCTGCGAGTCCTTATCTAAAGCAGTGACATCTGAGCAACTGATGGGGATAATGCGACTAGGAATGATGAATAAATGTGAGTAGTTGTTAAGCTACAGACATTACGGACAGAATCATACCGTTAGATACCGACTCTGGCATGACTAATTAACTAATGACTATGCAATTGCAGGGTAAGTCTAGGCATTGATCTAGGTATTATCTAAGACAGTTATTCTCACTCTTGACACGCAAACTGAGGAGCACCAACGTGACAGAAACAACCCCATCAGACGCACCCACACCTGTGCCTACAACTGTTTTAGTAACAGGCGGAGCTGGTTATATTGGTTCCCATGCTGTATTGGCCCTGCAACAGGCAGGTTATAGCGTGATTGTGCTAGACAACCTAGTGTATGGGCACCGAGATATTGCGGAAACCGTATTGAACGTACCTTTGATCGAAGGGGATACAAACGATCGCCCGTTGCTTGATCGCCTCTTCACCGAGCACAAGATTGCGGCTGTTATGCACTTTGCAGCCTATGCCTATGTGGGTGAGTCTGTCACAGATCCAGCCAAGTACTATCGGAACAATGTGGTGGGCACCTTGACCCTCCTAGAAGCCATGGTTGCCCACAACATTAAAAAATTTGTCTTTTCCTCCACCTGTGCTACCTATGGCGTGCCCAAAACAGTTCCTATCCCTGAAGAACACCCCCAGAACCCCATCAATCCCTATGGCATGAGCAAGTTAATGGTGGAGCAAATTTTAGCTGACTTCGATCGGGCCTACGACTTTAAGTCAGTGTGCTTTCGCTACTTCAATGCAGCCGGTGCTGACCCACAAGGCCGCCTAGGGGAAGACCACAACCCAGAAACCCATCTCATTCCCCTAGTACTGTTAACAGCCTTGGGCAAGCGTTCCTCCATCTCCATCTTTGGTACAGACTATCCTACCCCTGATGGCACATGCATCCGAGACTACATCCACGTTACTGATTTAGCTGATGCTCACGTCTTGGGACTGAACTATTTGTTGAAGGGGGGGGATAGTCAAATTTTCAACCTAGGCAATGGTAATGGTTTTTCGGTAAAAGAAGTGATTGATGCGGCACGGCAAGTAACTGGGCGAGAAATTCCCGCTGTGGAATGCGATCGTCGGCCCGGCGACCCCCCTGCGTTAGTAGGTAGCAGTGCCCGTGCCCGTGAGTTGTTGGGCTGGCAACCACAATACAGCGATATTACGG
The Cyanobacteriota bacterium DNA segment above includes these coding regions:
- a CDS encoding S-layer homology domain-containing protein; the encoded protein is QANVIMGNGDHGILVTHQAKGEVRGNQFRNNGFGIAIQNDAAPLLADNQVQQNRWGIFISHQAKPVLRGNVVQQNREGGLAIINTALPDLGRMGDPGGNSIQNNQGSSDVTNATERRLVAVGNQLNPSRLQGEVVLSAEAPQPPATIPAPAPVPSPPTPTPPAITSQFQDIAAHWAEAFIRALIERRVLRGFPNGTFQPEAPMTRAEFAATIVTAFPIPDKRQPGQYTDVPSNFWAAQVIRKADSTGFMSGFPDGSFRPHLNLTRVQAMVAVVQGLGLRGGGPSDLGNYRDRAQIPSYAVDAIATATQRRLVVNYPLLDHLHPMRNITRAEVAALIYQGLVAIGAAPAIASPFIVNPMPVMTNFTDVQGHWAAAFIAGLAGQRMIGGFPDGSFRPDGMMTRVQYCGLLVNAFNPAPKREAVSFTDVPANFWGAAVIQRAYRGGFISGFTHGMFRPHDAIARVQVLVSLVQGLGLPPADLALLHRYLDQDKIPAYARNAVASATANHLVLNYPVQQWLNPNLAATRGEVTAMVYQALVRARRVPAIASPFIITV
- a CDS encoding prepilin peptidase, whose protein sequence is MDWVVIALSTVIVFSLGAAIGSFLNVVVYRIPAGQSLVHPPSRCPHCQHTLSPQDNIPVLGWILLRGRCRYCRTAIAWRYPLVEALTGFMFLVVFLQFDWSIQTIRYWLLGSWLLALALIDLDTLTLPDVLIKPGLIVGVVLYPWQAYVTAPTTETVVQHGIGAIAGAVVGLWLLDSIRLVASLLMGQEAMGIADPKLAAMIGAWLGVSNLLIALFIACAAGAMLGAVTILLRRRSRRQPIPFGPFLAVGGFVAALWGQSLIRLYLQAVGLVE
- a CDS encoding ABC transporter ATP-binding protein/permease, which gives rise to MAQSRFHKLIEYLRPHWQATIAGILAILIVNILGVLIPLVIRSSVNRLQTTNRFADVLQGVLLIVGMASLMWAIRIVSRMLLFGTGRQVEYDLKQKMFNHLLGMEPAYFATNTAGDLISRFTSDVDNIRRLLGFAVLSFVNTLFAYGLTLPVMLSINLRLSLLAISVYPLMLVLVKLFSERLRSEQLEVQQRLSDMSDLIQEDVSGIALIKIYAQEENERAEFRRLNQQLLTANLTLAKTRNLLFPMLIGIASLSYLILLWLGAGAIAANTLTVGDFVALLLYIERLIFPTALLGFTITAYQRGEVSIDRIEAVLSNRPKIVDAPDAVTLAPESASSGDLNRLTTKALGITARHLTYTYPGAPYPALKDVNFTIHPGEMVAIVGPVGSGKSTLANALPRLLDVAPNQLFLGGYDITKLRLADLRGAIAYVPQDSFLFSTSIKDNIRYGAPQSELSQVEAAAKEAQIHTEIINFPQQYETIVGERGITLSGGQRQRTALARALLVDAPVLILDDALSSVDNQTATQILENLAHGTSRKTVIFISHQLSVAALADRILVMDQGQVVQSGSHTELLHQPGLYQYLWSQYKLQEVLS
- a CDS encoding YdcF family protein; translated protein: MFELLSLAILIALIISGITYLVKQVIPTATLALLGGIILVAIPIALLLLPGDQTIIAVANLALLYLIVSFLVYAYKKQVPSNAAMIALSIFLILSLPLVSDEFVKLEEQSAVGAANALSPESGSIVLLGRGSTRPNFRPTPEEPGVSQIQVSASGDRVPYTAQLYRSLNPGFVIVTGGLRTPRTIDKLGDGKEEIVNEGNDIRGLLINLGVPGDRIIVESEGIRLQTVAANVNKLLNDRQLPKRIILVASAADMSIAKFIFQRQGLTVAGAPTDFQVTFADKSTRRIAASTEERVSKLLPNPEALARSIKVLGHALRAISLRFRIAAGIN
- the galE gene encoding UDP-glucose 4-epimerase GalE — protein: MTETTPSDAPTPVPTTVLVTGGAGYIGSHAVLALQQAGYSVIVLDNLVYGHRDIAETVLNVPLIEGDTNDRPLLDRLFTEHKIAAVMHFAAYAYVGESVTDPAKYYRNNVVGTLTLLEAMVAHNIKKFVFSSTCATYGVPKTVPIPEEHPQNPINPYGMSKLMVEQILADFDRAYDFKSVCFRYFNAAGADPQGRLGEDHNPETHLIPLVLLTALGKRSSISIFGTDYPTPDGTCIRDYIHVTDLADAHVLGLNYLLKGGDSQIFNLGNGNGFSVKEVIDAARQVTGREIPAVECDRRPGDPPALVGSSARARELLGWQPQYSDITEIIRHAWQWHQSRHAG